Proteins from a single region of Oreochromis niloticus isolate F11D_XX linkage group LG7, O_niloticus_UMD_NMBU, whole genome shotgun sequence:
- the gas1b gene encoding growth arrest-specific protein 1b, with protein MGSRASLMERTAVFIYGVLILILGLCVGSPNHSHRLVCWKAILKCHAEPECHYAYDQYIYACASVLSGERKKCPSHCVSSLIQLNLTRSGPALEDCDCAQDPNCRNTKRTIEPCLPRTSTMGCTEARLQCEMDTHCSSAMGDYLYHCRKLFGGERCSDACRKVIANMRSIPKAQQLDTCVCDGTERNICEYIKVSMKTFCSDSSDRYAGSGFSDSEEDPENDYMDLEDEPYVENSSDTAHFQTAVFNTLTTILVLAKII; from the coding sequence ATGGGAAGTCGTGCCTCATTGATGGAGCGAACAGCGGTTTTCATATACGGCGTGTTGATCCTAATCCTCGGTCTCTGTGTCGGATCTCCCAACCACAGCCACCGACTGGTCTGCTGGAAAGCCATCCTGAAGTGTCACGCAGAGCCAGAGTGCCATTACGCCTACGATCAGTACATCTATGCCTGCGCGTCTGTTTTGAGCGGGGAACGCAAAAAGTGTCCCAGTCACTGCGTGTCCTCACTGATTCAGCTCAATTTAACCCGGAGCGGCCCGGCTCTGGAGGACTGCGACTGCGCCCAGGACCCGAACTGCAGAAACACCAAACGGACCATCGAGCCGTGCCTGCCGCGGACTAGCACCATGGGCTGCACCGAGGCCCGGCTGCAGTGTGAAATGGACACGCACTGCAGCTCTGCCATGGGGGATTATTTATATCACTGCCGCAAACTTTTCGGTGGAGAAAGGTGCTCGGATGCGTGTCGCAAAGTGATAGCCAACATGCGTTCCATACCTAAAGCGCAGCAGCTggacacctgtgtgtgtgacgGCACCGAGAGGAACATATGTGAGTACATCAAAGTCAGCATGAAAACTTTCTGCTCCGACTCCAGTGACAGGTACGCGGGAAGCGGCTTCTCAGACTCCGAGGAGGACCCTGAGAATGATTATATGGATCTGGAGGATGAGCCATATGTGGAAAACTCAAGTGACACCGCACATTTTCAGACTGCTGTGTTCAATACTCTGACTACCATTCTGGTTTTAGCCAAAATTAtctga